The Methanobacterium lacus genome includes a region encoding these proteins:
- the carB gene encoding carbamoyl-phosphate synthase large subunit, producing MPRDKEIKKVLIIGSGPIQIGQAAEFDYSGSQACKSLMDEGIETVLVNSNPATIQTDVDMADTVYVEPLTPEIVAKIIEKEKPDAILPTMGGQTGLNIATGLEKIGALKDVEVIGSSVQTIRNVEDRELFGKFMLELNEPIPHCRAVTTLDEAIDAVTEIGYPVIVRPAFTLGGTGGGVAHNQKELVDIATRGLDMSFINQVLIDESVIGWKEFEYEVVRDKNDTCIIVCNMENLDPMGIHTGESVVVAPSQTLSDVDNQRLRNASIKIIRALQIQGGCNIQFAFNAETGAYKVIEVNPRVSRSSALASKATGYPIAKISSKIAVGMTLDEIQNDITKETPASFEPSLDYVVAKIPRWPFDKFKAIKREIGVQMQSTGEVMSIGRTIEESLHKAIRSLDIGKFGFEDVPYTDELLKYPTDERLFHLYTALKDGRDIDEIYELTRVDRFFLYKIQSIIDHENYLRNLSPEEVLDPEVLYKAKKMGFSDKILSNITSIPEKSIRDLRREKGIVPTYKMVDTCAAEFEAKTPYYYGTYEGEDEVTVSHDKKKVVIIGAGPIRIGQGIEFDYCCVHASLALKDEGIETIIINNNPETVSTDYDISNKLYFEPLTLEDVMSIMDKEEPDGVVVQFGGQTSINLAVPLAEEGIQILGTAHESIDRVEDRERFTEVLNLLEIPQADYGIAYSFEDSKLVADKIGYPVLVRPSYVLGGRAMEIVYDANELKRYMKEAVKISPEHPILVDKFLEDAIEIDVDALSDGEDVFIGGIMEHIEEAGVHSGDSACVIPPQSISKEVLDTMKEYTTRLALELEVVGLMNIQYAVKDEKVYILEANPRASRTVPFVSKAVGVPLAKIAAMLMVGYKLKDLGLKDEIVVNHVSVKESIFPFIKLPAADSVLGPEMKSTGESMGIDENFGVSYYKAQLSAGMELPKKGKLFISVRDSDKNSIQDIVEKAENLGFELVATNGTAQAVESYVNIDTIRKVSQGSPNIRDAVVNGEIDLIVNTPSGKQSADDGYYIRRMAIEMGIPYVTTLAGARAVLNAIEHVKEGEIGIKSLNEYHSS from the coding sequence ATGCCAAGGGACAAAGAAATAAAAAAAGTTCTCATCATTGGTTCAGGACCCATCCAAATAGGTCAGGCTGCTGAATTTGACTATTCAGGTTCTCAAGCATGTAAATCTCTCATGGATGAGGGTATCGAAACAGTTCTTGTAAACAGTAACCCTGCAACCATACAAACAGACGTTGATATGGCAGATACTGTCTATGTAGAACCATTGACACCAGAAATAGTTGCCAAAATCATAGAAAAAGAAAAACCAGACGCCATATTACCCACTATGGGTGGACAGACCGGGCTGAACATTGCAACAGGGCTAGAAAAGATAGGAGCCCTTAAAGATGTTGAAGTAATAGGATCATCTGTTCAGACCATTAGAAATGTTGAGGACAGGGAACTCTTCGGTAAATTCATGCTAGAACTGAATGAACCAATACCGCACTGTAGAGCCGTGACAACATTGGATGAGGCAATAGACGCTGTTACTGAAATTGGATATCCTGTGATTGTGAGACCCGCCTTCACTCTTGGAGGTACAGGGGGCGGTGTAGCCCATAATCAAAAGGAACTGGTGGATATTGCCACAAGAGGACTGGATATGAGTTTCATAAACCAGGTTCTCATTGATGAGTCTGTAATTGGATGGAAAGAATTTGAGTATGAGGTTGTTAGGGACAAAAACGATACATGTATCATTGTATGTAACATGGAAAACCTCGACCCCATGGGAATTCACACTGGAGAAAGTGTGGTTGTTGCACCTTCCCAAACCCTTTCAGATGTGGACAACCAGAGACTCAGAAATGCATCCATCAAGATCATAAGGGCTCTGCAAATTCAGGGAGGATGTAACATCCAGTTTGCATTCAACGCCGAAACTGGTGCTTATAAGGTTATAGAAGTGAATCCTAGGGTTAGTCGAAGTAGTGCCCTTGCATCTAAGGCTACTGGTTATCCTATTGCCAAGATATCATCTAAGATCGCTGTTGGTATGACTCTTGATGAAATTCAAAACGATATTACCAAGGAAACACCGGCATCATTTGAACCATCCCTTGACTACGTTGTTGCCAAAATTCCAAGATGGCCCTTCGACAAGTTCAAGGCCATTAAAAGGGAAATTGGTGTGCAGATGCAGTCCACAGGGGAAGTTATGTCCATTGGAAGAACCATTGAAGAATCTCTTCACAAGGCCATAAGATCCCTTGACATAGGTAAATTTGGATTTGAAGATGTTCCATACACCGATGAACTTTTAAAGTATCCCACAGATGAGAGGTTGTTCCATCTTTACACAGCACTCAAGGATGGTAGAGATATTGATGAAATATACGAACTTACTAGAGTTGACAGATTCTTTTTATACAAAATTCAAAGCATAATTGACCATGAAAACTATCTGAGGAATTTAAGCCCTGAAGAAGTGCTCGACCCAGAAGTTTTATACAAAGCCAAGAAAATGGGATTCTCTGATAAAATCTTGTCCAACATAACATCAATCCCTGAAAAATCAATAAGGGATTTAAGAAGGGAGAAGGGAATTGTTCCAACCTATAAAATGGTTGATACATGTGCTGCAGAATTTGAAGCTAAAACCCCATATTACTACGGTACCTACGAAGGTGAAGACGAAGTAACTGTATCCCATGATAAGAAGAAGGTTGTTATTATTGGTGCAGGACCAATTCGAATTGGACAAGGAATTGAATTTGATTACTGCTGTGTTCATGCATCATTGGCTCTTAAAGATGAAGGAATAGAGACCATTATCATAAATAACAACCCTGAAACAGTGAGTACAGATTACGATATATCTAACAAACTTTACTTCGAACCTTTAACACTCGAAGACGTCATGAGCATCATGGACAAGGAAGAACCTGACGGAGTCGTAGTACAGTTTGGAGGACAAACATCCATAAATCTTGCAGTACCCCTTGCAGAGGAAGGTATTCAAATCCTTGGAACTGCACATGAAAGTATTGACAGGGTAGAGGATCGTGAACGTTTCACAGAAGTACTGAATCTTCTTGAAATTCCCCAGGCAGACTACGGAATTGCGTACTCATTCGAAGATTCAAAGTTGGTTGCAGATAAAATTGGATACCCAGTACTTGTTAGACCCTCCTATGTTCTAGGTGGAAGGGCCATGGAAATTGTCTACGACGCCAATGAACTTAAAAGGTACATGAAGGAAGCAGTTAAGATATCACCAGAACATCCAATTCTAGTTGACAAATTCCTTGAAGATGCCATAGAAATAGATGTGGACGCCCTTTCAGATGGAGAAGACGTTTTCATAGGCGGAATAATGGAACACATCGAAGAAGCAGGAGTGCATTCAGGAGATTCTGCATGTGTTATACCTCCACAAAGCATATCTAAAGAAGTTTTAGATACCATGAAGGAGTACACAACCAGACTCGCCCTGGAACTGGAAGTTGTGGGTCTCATGAACATCCAGTACGCTGTGAAGGATGAAAAGGTTTACATACTCGAAGCCAACCCAAGAGCCAGCAGAACTGTTCCATTTGTAAGTAAAGCAGTTGGAGTTCCACTGGCTAAAATTGCAGCCATGTTAATGGTGGGGTACAAACTCAAAGACCTTGGATTGAAGGATGAAATTGTGGTAAACCATGTGTCTGTCAAGGAATCCATATTCCCATTCATAAAACTGCCAGCAGCAGACTCTGTACTCGGTCCAGAAATGAAATCAACAGGAGAAAGCATGGGTATAGATGAAAACTTCGGTGTATCCTACTACAAGGCCCAACTCTCTGCAGGTATGGAACTTCCTAAAAAGGGTAAACTATTCATAAGTGTGAGGGACTCTGATAAGAACAGCATTCAAGACATTGTTGAAAAGGCAGAGAATCTTGGATTCGAACTGGTAGCTACAAATGGAACTGCACAAGCAGTAGAAAGCTACGTGAACATCGATACCATACGCAAGGTGAGCCAGGGATCTCCCAACATAAGGGATGCAGTTGTAAATGGTGAAATAGATCTCATAGTCAACACCCCCTCTGGAAAACAATCTGCAGATGATGGATATTATATCCGAAGAATGGCAATTGAAATGGGAATACCATATGTAACAACACTTGCAGGTGCACGTGCAGTGTTAAACGCAATTGAACATGTTAAAGAAGGAGAGATCGGTATTAAATCTCTTAATGAATACCATTCCAGTTAA
- a CDS encoding amidohydrolase family protein, whose product MITIKNAKVLCREAMELQKLNIIIQDNEIVELTPRGSKGRVVDGQNCVAAPSLINSHVHIGDSVAKDVGDGEPIEKIVKPPNGIKHRILGETSSKEMMNSMRNSMEEMLQTGTTTFVDFREGGVEGIEILEEASKNIPIRKIVLGRHASFQESDDLTQIKMAAKEILNHCDGIGLSGFGEIKDDVARLIVETCDEVGKLSAIHVAEYLKLQSESLNVHGKTEIQRAVDAGFNLLIHMTEPVDHDLETVGRSNATVVSCPRSNGALSVGIPPIKAMLDNGVNVALGTDNLMFNSPNMFSEMEYALKVTRGIYKTHLDPLEIFKMATVNPAKALGLEAGVIEEGKIADIMLIKGVSGDPILSIINRTRSKGINTLIKDGSVVLGA is encoded by the coding sequence ATGATCACCATTAAAAATGCCAAGGTCCTCTGTCGCGAAGCCATGGAACTTCAAAAATTGAACATCATCATTCAGGATAATGAAATTGTTGAGTTAACTCCCAGGGGTTCCAAGGGAAGGGTGGTTGATGGACAAAACTGTGTTGCTGCCCCCTCACTAATAAATTCACATGTTCATATTGGAGATTCTGTAGCCAAGGATGTTGGTGATGGAGAACCAATTGAGAAAATTGTGAAACCACCAAATGGAATTAAACATCGCATACTGGGCGAAACATCTTCAAAAGAAATGATGAATTCCATGAGAAACTCCATGGAAGAAATGCTTCAAACAGGCACAACTACCTTCGTTGATTTTCGAGAAGGTGGTGTTGAAGGCATTGAAATTCTGGAGGAGGCATCTAAAAATATTCCCATAAGAAAAATTGTCTTGGGAAGGCATGCCTCATTTCAAGAATCTGATGATCTAACTCAGATTAAGATGGCAGCCAAGGAAATCTTAAATCACTGCGATGGCATTGGTTTAAGTGGTTTTGGTGAAATTAAAGATGATGTAGCCAGGCTCATTGTGGAAACCTGTGATGAAGTTGGTAAGCTGTCAGCCATACACGTGGCAGAGTATTTGAAGTTACAAAGTGAATCACTTAATGTACATGGAAAAACCGAAATTCAAAGGGCTGTAGATGCAGGTTTCAACCTATTGATCCACATGACTGAACCTGTTGACCACGACCTTGAAACTGTTGGTAGGTCAAATGCCACAGTTGTTTCCTGTCCAAGATCCAATGGTGCTCTTTCAGTGGGAATTCCTCCAATAAAAGCCATGCTAGACAATGGCGTGAATGTGGCCCTCGGCACTGATAACTTGATGTTCAACTCCCCAAACATGTTTTCTGAAATGGAGTATGCATTGAAGGTTACCAGGGGTATTTACAAAACCCATTTAGATCCGCTTGAAATTTTTAAGATGGCAACAGTTAACCCTGCCAAAGCTCTAGGACTCGAAGCAGGAGTCATAGAAGAAGGTAAAATTGCAGATATAATGTTAATTAAAGGCGTGTCCGGAGATCCTATCTTATCAATCATAAACAGGACAAGATCTAAAGGTATTAACACTTTGATCAAGGATGGTTCAGTAGTACTTGGTGCTTGA